Genomic DNA from Hordeum vulgare subsp. vulgare chromosome 2H, MorexV3_pseudomolecules_assembly, whole genome shotgun sequence:
AGTGAATTGTGTGGATTGATACCGAATTCTGTTGGTTAATCTGCTTGTTTAATCCGTAATCTCATGTGTATTACAGTTGTATAAATTTTGCTTTGAATTATTTGAGTGTGTGCTATATCTTTTGAGCAGAGAACTCTTGTTTGGAGAATTCGGTATCTGAAGGCAGGTCATTTCTATTAGACTGTAGGGTTGGAACGAATTTGCATGAGCTCATAGTGTTTATTGACATCTCCAGATCTAAAGTATGCATACTGCATGATATATGGTCAGTGTGAATGTACTTAGGTTACTGTTTCAGTTTGATGTTGAGGGCAACCTGCTGTCTATGTATCTGTGAATGATAGGACCAGGATAAACTGCTGTACTTAGGTGCTTTGATAGTGGAAGTGAATTGTGTGCATTGATAAGCAGTTGCATAACCATCATGATAAGATTGCAAATGGAACAGTTTTGATAGCCTAACATCTAGTATTGATTTATTGTATCTGAATTGTACCAACTTGCTAGTTAGCTAATGTTCATTCTTGTGTAAAGTGAAAACTAACAGCATATGCAGATAACTATGTGAAGATGACGTTCAGTCATTATATGAGATACTAACTAGGAAGCATATAATTTTATCAGTGGACTGCTATTTCTTTTCTGGCTTCTATTTGCAAAATTAGAAATACACCGAATGATTTGCTAGCAACTATGCATGGTTATTAGAGAACTGTAGTTATGGTATTGTCATATTCATATGACTGACTATGATCCTTTTTTGCTTTAGGTGAACCAAAGTTTTGATCATGGCTCGTACTAAGCAGACTGCTCGTAAGTCCACTGGAGGGAAGGCTCCAAGGAAGCAGCTAGCCACCAAGGTTTGTCACTGCAACAATGACAGATTATTAGTGGTTTGAGTAAACGAACTTGTAAAATATGAACTGTTGCTCATACATGGCCAGTTTCTTATCAGATATCTTGTTGATATAGATGGATTgttatgttattattattgtttggTTGACCATACACTCTGTTTTGCTGTTCAACAGGCTGCCCGCAAGTCTGCTCCCACAACTGGAGGAGTGAAGAAGCCTCACCGTTACCGCCCTGGAACTGTTGCTCTTCGGTGCGTAAAGCCTTCCAACCTATGCTAGCATGTGTTACTGCATACAGTTTCGTTTTAAAGTATTCTCAAATGAGTAAGCTTTGTGCTTGACTTTGCAGTGAGATCCGCAAGTACCAGAAGAGCACGGAGCTGCTCATAAGGAAGCTTCCATTCCAGAGGCTTGTCAGGGAGATTGCCCAGGACTTCAAGGTGATCAATCAACTTGTGCACTGCATTGCTATGCTCCTGTTATGTCAAATTCTTATCAATCAAGTAAGCTAAAAGCACCGTCGGTGTGTCTGTGCAGACTGACCTCCGCTTCCAGAGCCATGCGGTGCTTGCCCTTCAGGAGGCTGCAGAGGCCTACCTGGTGGGTCTCTTCGAGGACAC
This window encodes:
- the LOC123426872 gene encoding histone H3.3, translating into MARTKQTARKSTGGKAPRKQLATKAARKSAPTTGGVKKPHRYRPGTVALREIRKYQKSTELLIRKLPFQRLVREIAQDFKTDLRFQSHAVLALQEAAEAYLVGLFEDTNLCAIHAKRVTIMPKDIQLARRIRGERA